A DNA window from Brassica napus cultivar Da-Ae chromosome C1, Da-Ae, whole genome shotgun sequence contains the following coding sequences:
- the LOC106389549 gene encoding sterol 14-demethylase-like — translation MELDSDNNLLKTGLVIVATLAISKLIFSFFTSQSRKKRHPPTLQAWLPLIGSLIRFLKGPVVMLRDEYPKLGSVFTVNLLHKKMTFLIGPEVSAHFFKAHDSVLSQQEVYKFNVPTFGPGVVFDVDYTVRQEQFRFFSEALRVNKLKAYVDMMITEAEGFFSNWGESGEVDLKEELDSLIILTASRCLLGREVRDQLFDDVTALFHDLDNGMLPISVLFPYLPIPAHRRRDRARVKLSEIFSNIMLSRKHSGKSENDMLQCFIESKYRDGRQTTESEVAGLLIAALFAGQQTSSITSTWTGAYLMKYKEYSSAALDEQKKLIEKHGDKIDHDIISSEMNVLYRCIKEALRLHPPLIMLMRASHSDFNVTTRDGKTYDIPKGHIVATSPAFANRLPHVFKNPDSYDPDRFSPGREEDKAAGAFSYISFGGGRHGCLGEPFAYLQIKAIWSHLLRNFELELVSPFPEMDWNAMVVGIKGNVMVRYKRRQLVLD, via the exons ATGGAACTGGATTCGGACAACAACTTATTAAAGACGGGTTTGGTTATAGTGGCGACACTTGCTATATCCaaactcatcttctccttcttcacttcCCAGTCCAGGAAGAAGCGTCATCCTCCCACTCTTCAAGCTTGGCTTCCATTGATCGGAAGCCTTATCCGGTTCTTGAAAGGCCCTGTCGTAATGCTTAGAGATGAATACCCTAAGCTTGGAAGTGTCTTCACAGTGAATCTTCTTCACAAAAAGATGACTTTTCTCATTGGTCCTGAAGTCTCCGCTCATTTTTTCAAAGCTCATGATTCTGTTCTCAGCCAGCAGGAAGTTTACAAATTCAACGTGCCTACTTTTGGCCCTGGAGTTGTTTTCGATGTCGACTACACCGTTCGTCAGGAACAGTTTCGGTTCTTCAGCGAGGCACTCCGAGTCAACAAGCTAAAGGCTTACGTGGATATGATGATTACTGAAGCTGAA GGTTTCTTCTCCAACTGGGGAGAGAGTGGTGAAGTTGATCTTAAGGAAGAGCTAGACAGTCTCATCATCTTGACTGCAAGTAGATGTCTACTGGGTCGAGAAGTACGTGACCAGCTTTTTGATGACGTCACTGCTTTGTTCCATGATCTTGACAATGGAATGCTTCCCATCAGTGTTCTCTTCCCATACCTCCCTATTCCAGCTCACCGTCGTCGCGACCGTGCTCGTGTAAAGCTTTCTGAGATTTTCTCAAACATCATGTTGTCGAGAAAACACTCTGGCAAATCAGAGAACGACATGTTGCAGTGTTTCATCGAGTCAAAGTACAGAGACGGTAGACAGACAACCGAATCCGAGGTAGCGGGTTTGCTCATCGCTGCTCTCTTTGCAGGACAGCAGACGAGCTCTATCACTTCCACGTGGACCGGTGCTTATCTGATGAAATACAAAGAGTACTCGTCCGCTGCCTTGGATGAGCAGAAGAAGCTGATTGAGAAACATGGAGACAAGATTGATCACGACATCATATCCTCGGAGATGAATGTTCTCTACCGTTGCATTAAGGAAGCGTTGAGGCTTCACCCTCCGTTGATCATGCTAATGAGAGCCTCCCACAGTGATTTCAACGTAACAACCAGGGATGGGAAAACGTATGACATCCCAAAGGGTCATATCGTTGCAACCTCGCCTGCTTTTGCAAACCGCTTGCCGCATGTCTTCAAGAACCCGGACAGCTACGACCCGGATAGATTCTCCCCGGGAAGAGAAGAGGACAAAGCCGCAGGGGCATTTTCGTACATTTCATTCGGTGGAGGTAGGCACGGGTGTCTTGGAGAGCCCTTTGCTTACCTTCAAATCAAAGCCATATGGAGTCATTTGTTGAGGAACTTTGAGCTTGAGTTGGTTTCACCCTTCCCTGAGATGGACTGGAACGCTATGGTGGTTGGCATTAAAGGCAATGTGATGGTGCGTTATAAGCGGCGTCAACTTGTCTTAGATTAA
- the LOC125580077 gene encoding glutathione S-transferase T3-like codes for MYLRLKVAYLRLCVAIRATQNILKTMDPKTSYTNLLFSQSQTTVDLDSPEPFWLGSQGPNESVVEPVVESGGDPKERRKWCPKEDKILIGAWLNTSKDAVVSNDQRAGAFWKRIVDYYNASPQLAGTIPREVCSCKKRWGRINADVSKFAGCYDAALREQRSGQNDDDVMKAAIDILFKTNDYKFSMDHCWRELRHDQKWCSTYGPKECGKEKRKGDVEADGGDEAEGRPIGVKAAKAASKKKKSGKEESLAKIHAIM; via the coding sequence ATGTATCTTAGGTTAAAGGTCGCCTACTTAAGGCTATGTGTTGCTATTAGAGCGACACAGAACATTCTCAAAACCATGGATCCTAAAACTAGTTATACAAACCTCTTGTTTAGTCAATCTCAGACTACAGTGGACCTTGATTCACCCGAACCTTTTTGGTTGGGTAGCCAAGGTCCTAATGAGTCAGTTGTCGAGCCTGTTGTCGAGTCTGGTGGCGACCCTAAGGAGAGGAGGAAATGGTGTCCGAAGGAGGATAAAATCCTTATTGGTGCTTGGCTTAACACTAGTAAGGATGCTGTCGTAAGTAATGACCAGAGGGCTGGTGCATTCTGGAAGCGCATTGTCGACTACTACAACGCAAGTCCGCAATTGGCTGGGACAATACCGAGAGAGGTTTGTTCCTGCAAGAAGCGTTGGGGTAGGATCAACGCTGACGTATCCAAGTTTGCTGGATGCTATGACGCCGCTCTGAGGGAGCAGAGGAGTGGccaaaatgatgatgatgtgatgaaagcCGCCATAGACATTTTATTCAAAACTAACGACTACAAGTTCAGCATGGATCACTGCTGGAGGGAGCTGAGGCATGACCAGAAATGGTGCTCCACCTATGGGCCTAAAGAATGTGGAAAGGAAAAGCGCAAAGGAGACGTGGAGGctgatggaggagatgaagcagaGGGCAGACCTATTGGGGTCAAGGCTGCTAAAGCTGcatctaagaagaagaagagtggtaAAGAAGAGTCTTTGGCAAAGATACACGCAATCATGTAA